Proteins encoded together in one Zonotrichia leucophrys gambelii isolate GWCS_2022_RI chromosome 1, RI_Zleu_2.0, whole genome shotgun sequence window:
- the EDAR gene encoding tumor necrosis factor receptor superfamily member EDAR isoform X3: protein MCHDCPKCEPGEEPYMTCGYGTKDEDYGCIPCPSEKFSKGGYQICRRHKDCEGFFRATVMTPGDQENDAECGPCLPGYYMLENRPRNIYGMVCYSCLLAPPNTKECAGSNSGISAIFPSTSGTSTFSPYQHAHKADLSGQGHLATALIIAMSTIFIMAIAIVLIIMFYIVKTKPSAQACCKSHSVKNVEAQANTQEEKKEVQDNVVIFSEKEEFEKLTATPAKAVKSENDASSENERLLSRSMDSDEEAAVDKQGTPERCLLSLVHLARDKSSTSNKSTGIQSRRKKILDVYANVCDVAEGLSPTELPFDCLEKTSRMLSSTYNTEKAIVKTWRHLAESFGLKRDEIGGMTDGMQLFDRISTAGYSIPELLTKLVQIERLDAVESLCADILEWAQAMPAPEPAGTS, encoded by the exons ATGTGCCACGACTGCCCCAAGTGCGAGCCGGGTGAAGAGCCCTACATG ACATGTGGATATGGCACCAAGGATGAGGACTATGGCTGCATCCCCTGCCCTTCAGAGAAGTTTTCCAAAGGAGGGTACCAGATATGCCGACGGCACAAGGACTGCGAGGGATTTTTTCGAGCCACAGTCATGACACCTGGGGATCAGGAGAATGATGCAGAGTGTGGTCCCTGTCTCCCAGG TTACTACATGCTGGAAAACAGACCTCGGAACATCTATGGGATGGTTTGCTACTCGTGCTTGCTGGCACCTCCCAACACCAAGGAAT GTGCAGGCTCTAACTCTGGCATTTCAGCCATTTTCCCAAGCACCTCTGGCACAAGCACTTTCTCACCTTACCAGCATGCTCACAAAG cAGATCTTTCAGGACAAGGACATCTGGCTACAGCTCTTATAATTGCTATGTCCACTATCTTCATAATGGCTATTGCCATTGTCCTCATCATCATGTTTTACATTGTAAAAACAAAGCCATCTGCTCAAG CCTGTTGCAAGAGCCACTCAGTAAAAAACGTCGAAGCTCAGGCTAACACtcaagaagagaagaaagaagtgCAAG ATAATGTTGTGATATTCTCTGAGAAAGAAGAGTTTGAAAAACTTACAGCAACTCCAGCTAAGGCTGTCAAAAG tgaaaatgaTGCATCTTCTGAGAATGAGCGACTCTTAAGCCGGAGTATGGATAGTGATGAAGAAGCTGCAGTTGACAAGCAGGGGACTCCAGAGAGATGCTTGTTATCTTTAGTGCATTTGGCCAGAGATAAATCTTCTACAAGCAATAAATCAACTGGG ATTCAAAGTCGAAGGAAAAAGATACTTGACGTGTATGCTAACGTATGTGACGTTGCAGAAG GTCTGAGCCCTACAGAACTGCCATTTGACTGCCTGGAGAAGACCAGCCGAATGCTGAGCTCCACCTACAACACGGAGAAGGCCATAGTGAAGACGTGGCGTCACCTGGCCGAGAGCTTTGGGCTGAAGCGGGACGAGATTGGCGGCATGACGGACGGCATGCAGCTCTTCGACCGCATCAGCACGGCGGGCTacagcatcccagagctgctcaccaAACTGGTGCAGATCGAGCGGCTGGATGCTGTGGAATCCTTGTGTGCAGACATTCTGGAGTGGGCACAAGCAATGCCGGCTCCTGAACCAGCAGGGACGTCCTGA
- the EDAR gene encoding tumor necrosis factor receptor superfamily member EDAR isoform X2, whose amino-acid sequence MAHLSECKWTHVFPFLMVSLVYSASAEYSNCGENEYYNQTTGMCHDCPKCEPGEEPYMTCGYGTKDEDYGCIPCPSEKFSKGGYQICRRHKDCEGFFRATVMTPGDQENDAECGPCLPGYYMLENRPRNIYGMVCYSCLLAPPNTKECAGSNSGISAIFPSTSGTSTFSPYQHAHKDLSGQGHLATALIIAMSTIFIMAIAIVLIIMFYIVKTKPSAQACCKSHSVKNVEAQANTQEEKKEVQDNVVIFSEKEEFEKLTATPAKAVKSENDASSENERLLSRSMDSDEEAAVDKQGTPERCLLSLVHLARDKSSTSNKSTGIQSRRKKILDVYANVCDVAEGLSPTELPFDCLEKTSRMLSSTYNTEKAIVKTWRHLAESFGLKRDEIGGMTDGMQLFDRISTAGYSIPELLTKLVQIERLDAVESLCADILEWAQAMPAPEPAGTS is encoded by the exons GTAAATGGACTCACGTCTTCCCTTTCCTGATG GTCTCCCTGGTGTACTCTGCCAGCGCCGAATACTCCAACTGCGGCGAGAACGAGTACTACAACCAGACCACGGGCATGTGCCACGACTGCCCCAAGTGCGAGCCGGGTGAAGAGCCCTACATG ACATGTGGATATGGCACCAAGGATGAGGACTATGGCTGCATCCCCTGCCCTTCAGAGAAGTTTTCCAAAGGAGGGTACCAGATATGCCGACGGCACAAGGACTGCGAGGGATTTTTTCGAGCCACAGTCATGACACCTGGGGATCAGGAGAATGATGCAGAGTGTGGTCCCTGTCTCCCAGG TTACTACATGCTGGAAAACAGACCTCGGAACATCTATGGGATGGTTTGCTACTCGTGCTTGCTGGCACCTCCCAACACCAAGGAAT GTGCAGGCTCTAACTCTGGCATTTCAGCCATTTTCCCAAGCACCTCTGGCACAAGCACTTTCTCACCTTACCAGCATGCTCACAAAG ATCTTTCAGGACAAGGACATCTGGCTACAGCTCTTATAATTGCTATGTCCACTATCTTCATAATGGCTATTGCCATTGTCCTCATCATCATGTTTTACATTGTAAAAACAAAGCCATCTGCTCAAG CCTGTTGCAAGAGCCACTCAGTAAAAAACGTCGAAGCTCAGGCTAACACtcaagaagagaagaaagaagtgCAAG ATAATGTTGTGATATTCTCTGAGAAAGAAGAGTTTGAAAAACTTACAGCAACTCCAGCTAAGGCTGTCAAAAG tgaaaatgaTGCATCTTCTGAGAATGAGCGACTCTTAAGCCGGAGTATGGATAGTGATGAAGAAGCTGCAGTTGACAAGCAGGGGACTCCAGAGAGATGCTTGTTATCTTTAGTGCATTTGGCCAGAGATAAATCTTCTACAAGCAATAAATCAACTGGG ATTCAAAGTCGAAGGAAAAAGATACTTGACGTGTATGCTAACGTATGTGACGTTGCAGAAG GTCTGAGCCCTACAGAACTGCCATTTGACTGCCTGGAGAAGACCAGCCGAATGCTGAGCTCCACCTACAACACGGAGAAGGCCATAGTGAAGACGTGGCGTCACCTGGCCGAGAGCTTTGGGCTGAAGCGGGACGAGATTGGCGGCATGACGGACGGCATGCAGCTCTTCGACCGCATCAGCACGGCGGGCTacagcatcccagagctgctcaccaAACTGGTGCAGATCGAGCGGCTGGATGCTGTGGAATCCTTGTGTGCAGACATTCTGGAGTGGGCACAAGCAATGCCGGCTCCTGAACCAGCAGGGACGTCCTGA
- the EDAR gene encoding tumor necrosis factor receptor superfamily member EDAR isoform X1 has protein sequence MAHLSECKWTHVFPFLMVSLVYSASAEYSNCGENEYYNQTTGMCHDCPKCEPGEEPYMTCGYGTKDEDYGCIPCPSEKFSKGGYQICRRHKDCEGFFRATVMTPGDQENDAECGPCLPGYYMLENRPRNIYGMVCYSCLLAPPNTKECAGSNSGISAIFPSTSGTSTFSPYQHAHKADLSGQGHLATALIIAMSTIFIMAIAIVLIIMFYIVKTKPSAQACCKSHSVKNVEAQANTQEEKKEVQDNVVIFSEKEEFEKLTATPAKAVKSENDASSENERLLSRSMDSDEEAAVDKQGTPERCLLSLVHLARDKSSTSNKSTGIQSRRKKILDVYANVCDVAEGLSPTELPFDCLEKTSRMLSSTYNTEKAIVKTWRHLAESFGLKRDEIGGMTDGMQLFDRISTAGYSIPELLTKLVQIERLDAVESLCADILEWAQAMPAPEPAGTS, from the exons GTAAATGGACTCACGTCTTCCCTTTCCTGATG GTCTCCCTGGTGTACTCTGCCAGCGCCGAATACTCCAACTGCGGCGAGAACGAGTACTACAACCAGACCACGGGCATGTGCCACGACTGCCCCAAGTGCGAGCCGGGTGAAGAGCCCTACATG ACATGTGGATATGGCACCAAGGATGAGGACTATGGCTGCATCCCCTGCCCTTCAGAGAAGTTTTCCAAAGGAGGGTACCAGATATGCCGACGGCACAAGGACTGCGAGGGATTTTTTCGAGCCACAGTCATGACACCTGGGGATCAGGAGAATGATGCAGAGTGTGGTCCCTGTCTCCCAGG TTACTACATGCTGGAAAACAGACCTCGGAACATCTATGGGATGGTTTGCTACTCGTGCTTGCTGGCACCTCCCAACACCAAGGAAT GTGCAGGCTCTAACTCTGGCATTTCAGCCATTTTCCCAAGCACCTCTGGCACAAGCACTTTCTCACCTTACCAGCATGCTCACAAAG cAGATCTTTCAGGACAAGGACATCTGGCTACAGCTCTTATAATTGCTATGTCCACTATCTTCATAATGGCTATTGCCATTGTCCTCATCATCATGTTTTACATTGTAAAAACAAAGCCATCTGCTCAAG CCTGTTGCAAGAGCCACTCAGTAAAAAACGTCGAAGCTCAGGCTAACACtcaagaagagaagaaagaagtgCAAG ATAATGTTGTGATATTCTCTGAGAAAGAAGAGTTTGAAAAACTTACAGCAACTCCAGCTAAGGCTGTCAAAAG tgaaaatgaTGCATCTTCTGAGAATGAGCGACTCTTAAGCCGGAGTATGGATAGTGATGAAGAAGCTGCAGTTGACAAGCAGGGGACTCCAGAGAGATGCTTGTTATCTTTAGTGCATTTGGCCAGAGATAAATCTTCTACAAGCAATAAATCAACTGGG ATTCAAAGTCGAAGGAAAAAGATACTTGACGTGTATGCTAACGTATGTGACGTTGCAGAAG GTCTGAGCCCTACAGAACTGCCATTTGACTGCCTGGAGAAGACCAGCCGAATGCTGAGCTCCACCTACAACACGGAGAAGGCCATAGTGAAGACGTGGCGTCACCTGGCCGAGAGCTTTGGGCTGAAGCGGGACGAGATTGGCGGCATGACGGACGGCATGCAGCTCTTCGACCGCATCAGCACGGCGGGCTacagcatcccagagctgctcaccaAACTGGTGCAGATCGAGCGGCTGGATGCTGTGGAATCCTTGTGTGCAGACATTCTGGAGTGGGCACAAGCAATGCCGGCTCCTGAACCAGCAGGGACGTCCTGA